In Mycobacterium sp. 050128, one genomic interval encodes:
- a CDS encoding DNA-deoxyinosine glycosylase, whose protein sequence is MTPPLLHGFPPVVDERARMLILGSFPSAQSLVAQQYYANPRNAFWPIAGELFGFDADAPYESRLAALRSHAVALWDVLRSCRRVGSADSAIDPKSLVVNDFAGLFANYPGINRVYFNGAKAAEMYRRLAQPDERLEFQRLPSSSPAHATRPGVKLAAWRELLAPIGSTAPPDEPGRRH, encoded by the coding sequence ATGACCCCGCCGCTGCTGCATGGTTTCCCGCCCGTCGTCGACGAGCGCGCCCGGATGCTGATCCTGGGCTCGTTTCCCAGTGCCCAGTCGCTGGTTGCACAGCAGTACTACGCCAATCCGCGAAATGCGTTCTGGCCCATCGCCGGTGAGCTTTTCGGATTCGACGCGGACGCGCCGTACGAATCCCGCCTGGCCGCGTTGCGATCCCACGCGGTGGCACTGTGGGATGTGCTGCGCAGCTGCCGCCGAGTCGGTAGCGCCGACTCCGCGATCGATCCGAAAAGCTTGGTGGTCAACGATTTTGCCGGGTTGTTCGCCAACTACCCGGGGATCAACCGGGTTTACTTCAACGGAGCCAAGGCGGCCGAGATGTACCGCAGGCTGGCGCAGCCCGACGAGCGGCTCGAGTTCCAGCGACTGCCGTCGAGCAGCCCGGCCCATGCCACGCGGCCGGGCGTCAAGCTGGCGGCGTGGCGAGAATTGCTCGCGCCGATCGGGAGCACGGCGCCGCCGGACGAACCGGGTCGGCGCCATTAA
- a CDS encoding adenylate/guanylate cyclase domain-containing protein — translation MQQRRGHHCHHRPWALYVGHVDDEVDANIDDLLDGLDGDARTERAELVAWLLEQGVTTQEIRATNPPLLLASRRLIGDDGTYVSAREISDQYNIDLTLLQRVQRAIGLARVDDPDAAVHMRADGEAAAYAQRFVELGLNPDQVVLVVRVLAEGLSHAAEVMRYAALAAIMRPGSSELEIAKASQALVSQIGPQLGPMIEQMLFMQLRHMMETEAINAAERAAGKPLPGAREVTVAFADLVGFTRLGEVVSPEELSQLASRLAGLARDTTAPPVRFIKTIGDAVMFVSPEPAPLLDVVLKLVETVDTDDDFPRLRAGVAAGMAVSRAGDWFGRPVNVASRVTGVARPGTVLVADSVWEAVGETLEFSASFAGARRLKGVKNEVKLFRVRRGDARDND, via the coding sequence ATGCAGCAGCGGCGGGGTCATCACTGCCATCATCGCCCGTGGGCGTTGTACGTTGGCCACGTGGACGACGAGGTCGATGCGAACATTGACGATCTGCTCGACGGACTCGACGGCGACGCGCGCACGGAACGTGCCGAGTTGGTGGCCTGGCTACTGGAACAGGGCGTCACCACCCAGGAGATTCGAGCCACCAATCCGCCGCTGCTGCTGGCCAGCCGTCGCCTGATCGGCGACGACGGCACCTATGTGTCCGCGCGCGAGATCAGCGACCAATACAACATCGACCTGACGCTGCTGCAGCGCGTGCAGCGGGCGATCGGGCTGGCCCGGGTGGACGATCCGGACGCGGCCGTCCACATGCGCGCCGACGGCGAAGCGGCGGCCTACGCTCAGCGCTTCGTGGAGCTGGGGCTCAACCCCGACCAGGTGGTGCTGGTGGTTCGGGTGCTCGCCGAAGGCCTGTCCCACGCAGCCGAGGTCATGCGCTATGCCGCGCTGGCCGCGATCATGCGCCCGGGGTCCAGCGAGCTGGAGATCGCCAAGGCGTCCCAGGCACTGGTGAGTCAGATTGGGCCGCAGCTCGGCCCGATGATCGAGCAGATGCTGTTCATGCAGCTGCGCCACATGATGGAGACCGAGGCGATCAACGCCGCCGAGCGGGCCGCGGGCAAGCCGTTGCCCGGCGCCCGCGAGGTCACCGTCGCGTTCGCCGACCTGGTCGGGTTCACCCGGCTCGGCGAGGTGGTCTCGCCCGAGGAGCTGAGTCAACTCGCCAGCCGGCTGGCCGGGCTGGCCCGCGACACGACGGCCCCCCCGGTGCGGTTCATCAAGACGATCGGGGACGCGGTGATGTTCGTCAGTCCCGAGCCCGCGCCGCTGCTCGACGTTGTGCTGAAGCTTGTCGAAACCGTCGATACCGACGACGACTTTCCCCGACTGCGAGCGGGGGTGGCCGCCGGGATGGCGGTGAGCCGGGCCGGCGACTGGTTCGGCCGCCCGGTCAACGTCGCGAGCCGGGTCACCGGCGTGGCCCGGCCCGGCACGGTGCTGGTCGCCGATTCGGTGTGGGAGGCCGTCGGCGAAACCCTGGAGTTCTCCGCGTCTTTCGCGGGCGCGCGCCGCCTCAAGGGCGTCAAGAACGAGGTCAAGCTGTTCCGGGTGCGCCGCGGCGACGCCCGCGACAACGACTGA